The Nostoc sp. UHCC 0926 nucleotide sequence GAGGTGCTTGGCGATGGAGGCACCAATGCCCTTAGATGCTCCGGTGACCAGTGCGATCTTGTTTGCAAGCTTGCTTGTGGTTGTCTTGCTCCTGGATGGATCGTCGATCACTGCTGGCGGAGAAAGTGTTTGTACGGGTGAAATAATCATTTTTCCTCTTTTTTTAATCGGTGAAGTGATACTAAGTGGTGGCATTGCGAAAGTTGTTGCGTCTATCAAATCACAGTGCCAACCCAGTCAGTAGTTTGTTGAAAGTTTGCAAAAAGTCTGATTTAATTCAGACTTTGTTCAAGTCAGCCCAATAGAGGATATTAGGTGAAAGCCCGGTGCGATCGCTCAGATATTCTTGGGTAAAATGCTTGCCCCAAGTCTCCTCAGATTCTGCTGGCTGTTTTGCAGCTTGAAATTGCTACCACCCTTGAGGTGATAGGATCACCCCTCGAACCCGCCCATGAGAGGAACTAGCGTTCCTAAATTTGGTCACATTGGAATCCATAGGCAAGTCACCACTAATAAAGGGCAGAGCGAGTCCTTTCCTACAGTTTTGCTAAAGCGCTACGGTAACTTCGCTCTTTGCAGATAAATTAGTAAATTATTTCCTTTCTTACTGAAGACTATCAAGCTTAACCAAGTCATATCACTTCTCGTCACTATTTCACTATCAAGATATGCCTATGGGAATAGAAAGATTAAATAATATCTTAACTCAACAAACTGGAGTGGTCTAATTTGAATGAAAGTTGGGCGGGCGTTGCATAAATGCGGGATGAATCAGTTAATCACGAGTATTTCTCTATACTTTAAATAGTGAGGTAACAAGCAGATTGAGAATTTAAGCATATCTACTGACTTGGAATAGCATAATGTTTTGCGATGTAAGCGTGCCAGATAATGACGTAAACGTGTATTTTCACCTTCTACTCTGGTCATATATGTTTTACTGACGATATGATCGCCTGGCTCAATAAAACTGGGGTAAACTTTCCATCCATCGGTAACATAAAAATAGCACTGCCAGCAGCAAACAATGTCCCACAAAGGTTTAAATGTTTCAGCACTATGATCTCCTAAAACCCAAGCTAAAATTCCTGGGCGAAAGTGGTTTACTGCTGTCCATAACCAAATTTTGTTTTTTTTGACCCTACGAAAGTTTCTAGTTCATCAAGTTCTCCCACTTCGGGAATTTCCTCGGTAGGTGGTGCGTCTGGCAATTTTTCACCAATTTGTTTTAACCAATAAATTACAGTTGTGTGGTGAACACCTTTGGAGCGTTCAATAGCTCGGAATCCCTCACCATTAACGTATGCTTTTAAGCATTCAATTTTGATCTCATCTGAGTATCCTTTTGGTGGACTGTATACATCTATAAATTGACGACCACAACTGACACAAATGTGATTTTGTTTACCTCTTCGTTTACCATTTTTTCTGATACCCGTAGATTTGCAGTATGGACAATGCACAGTAGTAAATCCTAATTCATCCCTCTATTATGCAACGCCTTAAAGTCATAGGGCACTTCATCTACCTTTTGATAGCCAGAAATATCGAATGTTTTGTATTCACGAATCGCTGCATCAATGGGATTGACATAACCCGACTCAGATGCAGCATTCAAATAAGCGTAAAGTAGAACGCGATCGCTTTCTTTTCCCTCCACATCAACCGCAGAGTGAATTTTCACCTCTCCTTCCGTCAGCGTACCCGTTTTATCGGTGCAAAAGCTTCTATGATTGCTGGTTGGCTCATGGAGATAAATACACGCGCTTGGATTTGCACTATATTATACCACATAGCTCCTATTTTTAGAATGAAATAGCCCTAGAGTTATATTACGAAATTATTTTGACTGCTTTTTGTGTCGTATTGAATCAAATTATACAATTCAACCATCAATCAGACTATTGTATATACTTTATTTCAAACGTCTGGTTGTTACATTGACCATAAGAAGACCAATTAGAAGCATTTGGAAAGCTTTTTGAGAACAGACTGTATAGCAACTAAATAAATCTAGGTTTGAAAGTGAACATTTTATCAAACAATATAATGTCGCATACATTGATTAATTTAATATTACCAATATACTGATGAAATATCATATTATAAATAAAAGTAACGGCGGAGCATTTATTCTGCGCAGAATTTTCTTTTTGAAGATTCTGGACTTGTGCTTTTAGTCTCTCTAATTCCGCCTTATACCGTGTAATATATGGGAAAAGTTCTGAGTCTTTCCATGTATTAAATAGGGAGAGTTCTTGTTAATTATTTCGTCTAGATAATCAGATCTGGTTGCTCCAATTCATCCCACTTTTCTACAACGCACTTTAGGTCGTATTCACTCAGCTAAACCCTATTCTCAAGCCTCATAAATTGGCTAAGGTATTGATGATTGAAGCTATTTTTTCATCAATATGCTTACACAGCAAGAGTTTTATAAAATCCGTACTTTTGCCCTGCCCCTTTCAAGATGTTGTGTGATTGGCTAATTTATTATTTGGTGAAGACAGATGAAAAACAGTACTATGTCAAAATACTGGGAAATTTGTCGAATTAATCCTGCCTCTGAAAAAGCTGGATATGAATACCGTTTAGTTCCTCAAGCACAAGAATTTTTTCACAAAAAATTTGAAGATATTGATCATCTATTCATTCCTGAAAGTAGCGACATTCAAGTTGATTTATTATTACTATTTCATAATAAAAATTCTGCCGATGTTACAGGTAGTGCGAAAGCAGGATTTTGTCTGAGATGCGCTGTCTCTTACCCTATCCTCAAAGCTTGCAAGAAAATTGACAGTTTGTTCGCTGGGGAAAAATCTTTTTCCTACCTGGATTTACTGCCTTACGTTCTCAACGATGATGGTCAAACTCCAATTGTTCTTAATAGCGATCGCAAAATTCAAATTCAATTGGATCGCAAAGGTGAATTTCATACAACCTCTTACAAATTTTTTAGTGTTGAGGTTTTGCGAACATTTCAGCCCACCTCCAATAGCATGAGCTTAGACAATTGGGCATACTTGCAAACTAAACAAAATCCCGAAATCAAAGATTTTTTATCAGAATTTGGTTTTCAGAAATTGAGTGATTGGGCACTTTTAAATCGATCCAGAGCTAAACAAATTAAATGTTTATCAGTGCGCGCTCGCCACCTAGTAGAAATTTTTCATGCAGTTTATCGTCGAGACAGGCGTCAGTACCGACAAAAAGGAGCCATAAAATGTCCCGATCCTACTTTTACTCAACTTCAACAAATCCTAACTCTCGCTAGTGAACAAAGTCTTGCTATTAACGACACCACTGAGTTACTTCAAGAACTCAAACAAATAGCAATCCAGCTAAGACAGTATGATATTTGGAGTTACAGAGAACCTTTGGAGATCCGCGACCCTGATACTGGAAGCGATATCCTCAGAAAAGATTTACCTCATGATTTCCTCAACGAATTAGATATAGAACAGCTAGAACAGCAAGATTTTTTGGAATTTTTGCATCAACAACTTCAGGTTGCTTTGGTTCATGCAATAGAAGAAGAAATACTTGTTCGCATTTCTCTATTGAAAAAAAGCAAAAAATATGCAGTTTTTACTCAAAAATTTCTTCCTGGCTTACAACTATATTACGATCAAAAATTATCTCTTAAAGATATTACACCCCTATTAGGAATGACGAGTTGGGATCAAGCTAGGAGAATATTGAATCCTGGCGATCTTATCAACAATGTTCGGCAACTGACAGTGCAACAGATGCTCGATAAAACATTAGAAAAAGGTCAAAGTATGGGCTTAACCAAAACTATCCCCGAACCCGACTATCTCAAAACTTTGGTTAAACAAATTGAAGCTTTTGCCGATCAACAAATCTTCCAAGAGGCTATAGAAGAAATCAGAGCCGGGAAGAACCGGGAAATGAACAGTTTATATGCCTGGCAACTTCGTCTTTACTTAGAACAACATACCTAAATATATAAATGGAGTCAAGTCATGGTTGATTTTCCAATTAATTCCACTGATTTTAGACTTTTGCAGCCAGAAGTCATAGAACTGGAACTAGAGCATTTCCACCAGGCAACAGAGATTAGCGCCAAAGCAACCAGTGAAGCGCTGTCTTGGCAAACATATCTAAATGCACTGGCGCTACTTAGCTTTAAAGAATGGTTGAGTAAACGAATACTAGATCAAATAATTCATCAAAATCTCAATGCAATTGATACTGTTGGCCATCTCTGTGTTGGGGAATTTAAAATTTGTGTAATTGCTACAGAAAATTTACTTGATGAAGTGGTAAATATTTCTCGGTATGCGATCGAGCAACAGCAAGCAACAGCTGATTTTTATGCACTGTTTGAGGTGTTAGAGGAGCAGGAACAAGCGATTTTTAGAGGGTTTCTGGATTACAACCAACTAATGAATTATGTTCAAAGATTCGATTTGCAACTCTCAGCCGACGGTTGTTACCAGTTACCGTTTTCTTTATTCGATCCAGAACCAAATCACTTGTTATTCTACTGTCGTTTTTTGCAACCGTCATCTGTATATCTGCCTATTGCTTCAACCGCAACAAATACTTCGCTGCTGTTACACCCCGATTTCTCACAAGGGAGAAAAAAACACTTGAATGAGCAAAATTTAGGATAATTTAATTGATACATTGGTTTTAAGTTTTTGCGAGTATTCTTCAGAAGCACCAGGTTGAATCGATTTAGACAGTTGAATTACCGATTATTTTGTGCTAGTCCAAGTACATAATCAATTCCTATTTGTGATTCACACGAAGCCATAATATCCTAAGCGAGAATATGCACTATCTCAGCGAATGAGAATTTTTACATTATTCCATCGTGAACGAATTATTTTTATGACTCGTTGTAATTCTTCTAATCCTTCTGCGGCTGGGTCTAATATTAGGGTTTAGGGTGTGGTGAAAATGCCAAAATTCTCACTACACCCCATACCCCATAACCTATCTCAAAAAATCATACGTTCTTTTACCAATTTCCCACTTCCCTACTGGACTATCTTCTTACTTTGGCATAAAACTGCATAAGTTGATTTCACCGTTCCTTATAAGTAATTGAGCAAGCTGGTAGATGAAGAAATTTATATAAAAATGCCTGCTTCAAGAGGAGCATTTACAAGAATATATCTATTTTCATCTAAAAGTTCATTGGGAAGAACAGATGTTTTACGACAGTGGTGAGTTTAAATTTACAAAAAATCTGGAATCCAACTGGCTGGTTATCAAAGAAGAATTAACCCAGCTACAAAAAGCAGATTTTATGCCCTGGCCGGAAAAGTATTTGTATAAAAAAGGCTGGGAAGTATTTGGCTTATATTCTTTTGGCAAAAAATTAGACTATAACTGTGGTTTGTGTCCAGAAACAACAAAATTAGTAGAATCTATTGCTGGAGTTACTACAGCTGGTTTATCTTCACTAGCACCAGGAACTCATATTGCGCCTCATGTAGGAGACTCATCAACTGTACTTCGCTGTCATTTGGGTTTATTTGTTCCTGATAGCTGTGGTATTAGAGTTGGCAATTAAACGAAAACTTGGGCAGAAGGCAAGTGCATGATTTTTGATGATACGTCTGAGCATGAAGCTTGGAATCAGAGCAATCTCGTCAGAATCGTGTTGCTACTTGACTTTAAAAAACCTATTTCTTTGCCTCCTCACAAAGAGCATAAGAGGGAGTTAGAGGCTGAAGTACATTCCTGACAAATTAGATTCGTAGCATTGCAATCACAGAGGAGATAATTTCAAAATGAGTTCTATTTTCCCTTTATCTATTAATCAACGTGATTTTTATATTGACCAAATGATGTGGACTGAAGGTTCACACTGGAACATCGGTGCAGTTGTCAAGACTATCGGCCCTTTGGATATCGAATGTTGCAGGTTTTGTTTGAATCTGGTAATCCGCAACAATGCCGCATTACGTACTCGCATTTATGAATATGAGGGCAAGCTATTACAAACAATAGTGCCACCGCAAGATGAAAAATTCCTGTTAGTTGATTTTTCCAATTATGGAGATAGCCAAGAGCGTGCAGAACAATATATTAAAAATGATTTCAGCAAGCCTTTTAGTTTTGGTAAAAATTCTTTACTCTTTACTTTAAAAATTATTTACCTTAGCAATGAAGAACACATTTTTTATGCAAAATATCATCATTCTATTACTGATGGTTGGGGTACTTCTATCTTTTTTCGGGAAGCAATTAGCACCTATAATCTGATAAAAAGTAATACTTTTAATGAACATAAAAAAGTAGATAAAGATTTTCATTTAATCAATTATCTCCAAGACGAATCTAAATATCTTCAGTCGAAACTGTTTGCAAGCGATAGTAATTATTGGAGTCAGCGTTTGGGTGGGTTTTCGCCGAGAATTTTCCCAGAAATTGCACCGCTAAAACTTCAAGGAATTCGTCGGGAAATCTATATCCCACGTGATAAATACGACCGAGTTAACGCATTTTGTCAACAAATGCACTCTAGCGTGTTTCATTTTATTATCTCTGTACTGGTGATTTATTTGTCTGAACGCTATCACAAGAATGATTTGACTATTGGCGTGTCTCTCCTAAATCGCAATAAAAAGGAGTACAAGGAAGCCATCGGGCTGTTTGTTAGTATGTTGCCGTTTCGCGTTGAATTGAATGGCGATGAAACTTTAAGTGAGCTAATTGACAAAGTATGCTCTCTATTACGACAAGACTATCGCCACCAACGCTTCCCCATTGGAGAGATGAAGCGAATCCCGGCTTTGAATTGCTCTAGTAACGAGTATCTTTATGACATTATTCTCTCTTACGAAAAACACGACTACAGCGAAACTTTGTGCAATACTCAGACAACTTGCACTCCCCTCTACAGTGGTGAACAGAAACTACCGCTAATTGTCTATGTTCGTGAGTTTGATCAGACAAGAGATGTCAAAATCGATTTCGACTTTAACCTTTCCTATTTAGATTCTGCAACTATCGATGAGATGGTTTCTCACTTCCAAAAGTTTTTTGGCACAGCTTTAGAGCATTTTGACAAATCTATCCTCTCTTTTGCAGAAATAAGTATTCCAGAAACCGAGATTTCGGACATGAAAAAACTAGAAGAATCGCAAACCCTGGTTTCAGTATTTGAAAATATTGCCATAACTTATCCACACCGTCAGGCGGTGCAATTTGAAAATGTTACCCTAACATACGCCGAACTAGATGCACGCGCCAACCGTCTTGCTCATTATTTGCGAAGCGCAGGGGTAAAACCAGAAATGCGAGTAGGATTGTGTCTAGAGCGTTCTGAAAACATGGTGATTGCTATCCTCGCCGTACTGAAAGCAGGTGGTACTTATGTTCCTCTCGACCCGAAATATCCTGCTTCTCGGCTGCAATTTATACTGAAAGATAGCGGAATTTATTTACTGCTAGCAGAAGAATCAATTTTGGCTCAATTGAGTGACGAGAAAGTTAAAGCGTTTACCCTTAAGTCGATCGCGGATGAAGTGGCAAAGCAGCCGGATACCCCTCTGCAAACCTTGCTTCACCCAGCAATTCCTGCATATATCATCTATACCAGTGGTTCAACTGGTACTCCTAAAGGCTGTGTAGTAACACATGCTAATGTCATCCACTTGATGGGTTCTACAGAATCTTGGTATGGCTTCAATGAAGAAGATATCTGGACTGTTTTTCACTCCTTTGCTTTCGATTTTTCCGTCTGGGAATTGTGGGGAGCGTTGCTCTATGGTGGGAAAGCAATTATTGTTCCATTCTGGTTGAGTCGCTCTCCTGAAGCCTTCCGCAACTTTCTGGCGACGGAAAAAGTCACCGTACTTAACCAAACGCCTTCTGCTTTCTACCAACTGATTCACGCAGATGAGGCCAGTGGGAGCAAATTGGCATTGCGGTATGTGATTTTTGGCGGTGAAGCATTAAATCTGCAAACTCTGCTCCCCTGGTTAGAGCGATATGGTGACAAATTCCCAAGTTTAGTTAATATGTATGGGATTACAGAAACCACCGTGCATGTTACCTACCGTCCAATTATTCTCAGTGATGTTATCGGCAACAGTGGTAGTTTAATTGGTGAGACGATTCCCAACCTCAACATATACTTGCTTAATGAACAACTTGAATTAGTTGCAGAGGGTGAACCGGGGGAGATTTATGTGGCTGGTGCAGGAGTTACTAGTGGTTACTTGAATCGCCCCGCCCTGACTGCTGAACGTTTCCTGCCCAATCCTTTTGGAAATGGCAGAATTTACCGCAGTGGCGACTTGGGGCGTCGCTTAAGTAATGGTGACATTGAATATCTTTGTCGCATAGATGAGCAAGTGAAAATCCGAGGTTTCCGCATTGAGTTAGGCGAGATACAGGCAGCCCTGACATCCCATCCTCAAGTACGTGAAGCCTTTGTAACCATCCACGAGGATGAAGAATCAGAAGATAAACGTCTTGTTGCCTATTATGTTGCTGGGGAACCCAACCCCACGGCGAATGAGTTACGTCAGCACCTAGCAAGCAGAGTTCCCGATTACATGGTTGCGTCGGCATATATAAATTTAGATGCCTTTCCTCTCACAGATAACGGTAAGATTAACGCTAAAGTTCTGCCATCGCCAGACTGGAATTTGTTGCGGGTAGAAGAGCAATATGTGGCTCCTGGTGATGCCT carries:
- a CDS encoding DUF1822 family protein, which encodes MVDFPINSTDFRLLQPEVIELELEHFHQATEISAKATSEALSWQTYLNALALLSFKEWLSKRILDQIIHQNLNAIDTVGHLCVGEFKICVIATENLLDEVVNISRYAIEQQQATADFYALFEVLEEQEQAIFRGFLDYNQLMNYVQRFDLQLSADGCYQLPFSLFDPEPNHLLFYCRFLQPSSVYLPIASTATNTSLLLHPDFSQGRKKHLNEQNLG
- a CDS encoding IS1 family transposase (programmed frameshift) yields the protein MHCPYCKSTGIRKNGKRRGKQNHICVSCGRQFIDVYSPPKGYSDEIKIECLKAYVNGEGFRAIERSKGVHHTTVIYWLKQIGEKLPDAPPTEEIPEVGELDELETFVGSKKTIWLWTAVNHFRPGILAWVLGDHSAETFKPLWDIVCCWQCYFYVTDGWKVYPSFIEPGDHIVSKTYMTRVEGENTRLRHYLARLHRKTLCYSKSVDMLKFSICLLPHYLKYREILVIN